Proteins from a genomic interval of Antedon mediterranea chromosome 5, ecAntMedi1.1, whole genome shotgun sequence:
- the LOC140050209 gene encoding medium-chain acyl-CoA ligase ACSF2, mitochondrial-like, with product MALSRNKSYVHAPGLKPFIGLTMHEMLEERVKKNPDREMLIFVGDNERVTFAEFKKRVIDLAAGFLLKLGLRRGDRIAVIGANHVEWPLITGAARAIGVGVANLLLGHTPETFKKIMTKVPCKALFITRSPDTLYQMACEMIPELSESIPGDLNSKQFPDLKNVIAAGVNCKSGTLNFDDLSISGCEEEVAKAAKKVTIDDISHINMTSGTTGSPKLAPYTHFKTLNGTVFVPDQFDETQINKLACIGNMAYIVATQFSQVAPLLYGTTSVFPSPTYTFEKFIQAVEAERITFFLLMVDGVVNLAHNPICDKYDLSSIKSGITGGSPVPPDVIFELHKKYGIRLLNLYASTETKISSLTVNDSPVVWNTSGRPLPNTEIQIVDKEGCPVEVGEKGEIWVRSPDAFKGYYGDIEKTKQTITEHGWIKTGDVGKLSADGYLTIVGRIKEIIIRGGFDIYPSELEGLVITHAAVNSAQVLGIPDYRIGEDVCVCVTLNEGCNVTEEELKSFFAGKMSDLIQPSYFLIVDSFPSGATGKVDRKKLQEMAIGRIKLPDNLYADK from the exons ATGGCGTTGTCGAGAAATAAGAGCTACGTTCATGCCCCAGGTCTAAAGCCCTTTATTGGGCTGACGATGCACGAAATGTTGGAAGAGAGAGTGAAGAAAAATCCGGACAGAGAAATGCTTATCTTTGTCGGCGATAATGAACGAGTTACGTTTGCTGAATTCAAGAAAAGG GTAATAGACTTAGCAGCCGGGTTCTTACTCAAACTTGGTCTTCGTCGTGGTGATCGTATAGCTGTTATAGGTGCTAATCACGTAGAATGGCCCCTTATTACAGGTGCAGCGAGAGCAATAGGCGTCGGTGTA GCTAATCTGCTGCTTGGTCATACTCCTGAAACTTTTAAGAAAATAATGACAAAG GTACCATGCAAAGCGCTGTTCATAACTCGCAGCCCGGACACACTTTACCAAATGGCTTGTGAAATGATTCCAGAGTTAAGTGAAAGTATTCCAGGTGACCTAAATTCAAAACA GTTTCCTGACTTAAAGAATGTCATAGCCGCTGGTGTAAATTGTAAaag TGGAACGTTGAATTTCGATGACCTATCTATTTCTGGATGTGAGGAAGAAGTAGCCAAAGCGGCCAAGAAAGTAACAATTGATGACATTAGCCACATTAACATGACATCG GGTACAACTGGATCACCAAAATTGGCACCGTACACCCATTTCAAAACTCTCAATGGTACCGTTTTTGTGCCAGATCAATTTGACGAAACACAA ATCAATAAATTAGCATGTATCGGCAACATGGCGTACATTGTAGCAACGCAATTTAGTCAAGTAGCGCCACTCCTATACGGTACAACTTCAGTGTTTCCTTCACCAACCTATACATTTGAAAAGTTCATTCAAGCTGTCGAAGCCGAGAG aaTCACCTTTTTCTTGTTGATGGTTGATGGTGTGGTTAATCTTGCGCATAATCCTATTTGTGACAAGTACGACCTGTCTTCAATAAAATCAG GTATAACCGGTGGTTCACCTGTTCCGCCAGACGTTATTTTTGAGTTGCACAAAAAGTACGGAATTCGTCTGTTG AATTTGTATGCGTCAACGGAAACTAAAATCAGCTCGTTAACAGTCAATGACAGTCCAGTTGTTTGGAATACATCAGGCCGCCCCTTGCCCAATACTGAA ATTCAAATAGTTGATAAAGAAGGCTGTCCCGTAGAAGTCGGAGAAAAGGGAGAGATATGGGTACGAAGTCCAGATGCCTTCAAAGGTTACTATGGTGATATTGAGAAAACAAAACAGACGATCACTGAACACGGATGGATTAAAACAGG agATGTTGGTAAACTAAGTGCAGATGGCTACCTGACAATCGTTGGTCGAATTAAG gagATAATTATCAGAGGTGGTTTCGATATTTACCCATCAGAATTGGAAGGTTTAGTAATAACGCATGCAGCCGTAAACAGTGCGCAG GTTTTAGGAATTCCAGATTACAGGATCGGTGAAGATGTGTGCGTATGTGTTAC aTTAAATGAAGGTTGTAATGTCACCGAAGAAGAACTAAAATCATTCTTTGCTGGAAAG atgTCGGATTTAATCCAGCCGTCTTACTTTCTAATTGTTGACTCTTTCCCATCTGGTGCTACTGGAAAG GTGGACCGTAAGAAGTTGCAAGAGATGGCTATTGGTAGAATTAAATTACCAGACAATCTATATGCCGACAAATAA
- the LOC140050208 gene encoding medium-chain acyl-CoA ligase ACSF2, mitochondrial-like → MACSRNESYVHTPSLKPFIGLTMHEMLEERVKKNPDREMFVFVSDNERVGFAEFKKRVIDLAAGFLFKLGLRRGDRIAVLGANHVEWPLITAAARAIGVGVVNLLLGHATKTFHKIILQVSCKALFITRSPDTLYQMACEMIPELNESIPGDLNLKQFPDLKKVIAAGSNCKSGTLNFADISISGCEEEVAKAAKKVTIDDVSHINMTSGTTGSPKLASFTHFQALHSNLFVPGQFDETQVNKLACLGNMAYVGAMNFSHLGPLIFGTTSVFPSPTYTFEKFLQAVEVERCTFVLLMINGVIDLAYNPICDNYDLSSLISGITGGSYIPPSAMIKLHEKYGIRLLNAYGSTETTTISSMTVNDSQDVWNTTGRPLPNTEIQIVDEEGCPVEVGERGEVWVRSPVAFSGYYGDIEKTKEKITENGWIKMGDVGKLSEDGYLTIVGRIKDIIIRNGSNIHPSEVESLVITHPAVNIAQVVAIPDYRVGEDVCVCVKLNEGFNVTEEELETFFEGKMSDLIKPSYFLIFVSFPNGASGKVDRKKLQEMAIDRIILPDTPYEESQ, encoded by the exons ATGGCCTGTTCACGAAATGAGAGCTACGTCCATACCCCCAGTCTGAAGCCCTTTATTGGGCTGACGATGCACGAAATGTTAGAAGAGAGAGTGAAGAAAAATCCGGACAGagaaatgtttgtttttgtcagCGATAATGAACGAGTTGGATTTGCTGAATTTAAGAAAAGG GTAATAGACTTAGCAGCCGGGTTCTTATTCAAACTTGGTCTTCGTCGTGGTGATCGCatagctgttttaggcgctaaCCATGTAGAATGGCCCCTTATAACGGCTGCAGCAAGAGCTATAGGAGTAGGTGTG gttaATCTACTACTTGGACATGCTACTAAAACTTTCCACAAAATAATCTTGCAG GTATCGTGCAAAGCGCTGTTCATAACTCGTAGCCCTGATACACTTTACCAAATGGCTTGTGAAATGATTCCAGAGTTAAATGAAAGTATTCCAGGGGACTTAAATTTAAAACA gttTCCAGACTTAAAGAAGGTTATAGCTGCTGGTTCTAATTGTAAAAG TGGAACATTGAACTTTGCCGATATATCTATTTCTGGATGTGAGGAAGAAGTAGCAAAAGCGGCAAAGAAAGTGACAATTGATGACGTCAGCCACATTAACATGACATCG GGCACAACTGGATCACCAAAATTGGCATCATTTACTCATTTTCAGGCACTCCACAGCAACCTCTTTGTACCAGGTCAATTTGACGAAACACAA GTAAATAAATTGGCATGCCTCGGTAACATGGCATATGTTGGAGCGATGAATTTTAGTCATCTAGGGCCACTTATATTCGGTACAACGTCAGTGTTTCCTTCACCAACCTACACATTTGAAAAGTTTCTCCAGGCTGTCGAAGTAGAAAG ATGCACCTTCGTATTGTTGATGATCAATGGTGTGATCGATCTTGCGTATAATCCTATTTGTGATAATTACGACCTGTCTTCATTGATATCAG gtATAACCGGTGGTTCGTACATTCCGCCAAGTGCTATGATCAAGTTGCATGAAAAGTATGGAATTCGTCTATTG AATGCTTATGGGTCAACAGAAACCACAACCATCAGCTCGATGACGGTTAATGACAGTCAGGACGTTTGGAATACAACAGGCCGCCCCTTACCAAATACTGAA ATTCAGATAGTTGACGAAGAAGGATGTCCCGTTGAAGTGGGAGAAAGGGGAGAGGTATGGGTACGAAGTCCGGTTGCGTTCAGTGGTTACTATGGTGATATTGAGAAAACAAAAGAGAAAATCACCGAAAACGGATGGATTAAAATGGG AGATGTTGGTAAGCTAAGTGAAGATGGCTACCTGACAATAGTCGGTCGAATTAAG GATATCATTATCAGAAATGGTTCCAATATCCATCCATCAGAAGTGGAAAGTTTAGTAATAACTCATCCAGCCGTAAACATTGCGCAG gTTGTAGCAATACCGGATTACAGGGTCGGTGAAGATGTGTGTGTATGTGTTAA ATTAAATGAAGGTTTCAATGTAACCGAAGAAGAACTGGAAACTTTCTTTGAAGGAAAG atgtCAGATTTAATCAAACCATCTTACTTTCTAATATTTGTCTCCTTCCCAAACGGAGCTTCAGGAAAG GTGGATCGTAAGAAGCTGCAAGAGATGGCTATTGATCGAATTATATTACCTGATACGCCTTATGAAGAGTCGCAATAA
- the LOC140049883 gene encoding medium-chain acyl-CoA ligase ACSF2, mitochondrial-like encodes MALSRNKSYVHTPSLKPFIGLTMHEMLEERVKKNPDREMFVFICDNERVTFAEFKKRVIDLAAGFLLKLGLRRGDSIAVMGDNHIEWPLIAAAARAIGVCVANLSIRHTPQTFTEIMTQVSCKALFITRSPDTLYQMVCEMIPKLSESIPGDLNSKQFPELKKVIAAGSNCKSGTLNVADISISGCEEEVTKAAKKVTIDDVSHFNTTSGTTGLPKLVLYTHFLTLNGNVFAPDQFDEKQINKLACLYNTIHSLVMQMSQVAPLLFGTTSVFPSPAYNFDKFIEVVEAERCTFVFLVIDGAVDLAYNSICDKYDLSSLKSGFAAGSPIPSDIIFELNKKRGIRLLNLYGATEAPRVSSMVVDDNPDVWNTSGRPFQNIELQIVDEEGCPVEVGEKGEVWVRSPLAFRGYHGDIEKTKQTITENGWIKMGDIGKLSEDGYLTIVGRIKDIIIKMVYKIHPSEVESLVITHPAVNSAQVVAIPDYRINEDVCACVKLNEGYNVTEEELKTFFEGKIADLKKPSYFLICDSFPTGATGKVDRKKLQQMAIGRINLPDNPYRTK; translated from the exons ATGGCGTTGTCACGAAATAAGAGCTACGTCCATACCCCCAGTCTGAAACCCTTTATTGGGCTGACGATGCACGAAATGTTGGAAGAGAGGGTGAAGAAAAATCCGGACAgagaaatgtttgtttttatctgCGATAATGAACGAGTTACGTTCGCTGAATTTAAGAAAAGG GTAATAGACTTAGCAGCCGGGTTCCTACTCAAACTTGGTCTTCGTCGTGGTGACTCTATAGCAGTTATGGGTGACAATCACATAGAATGGCCCCTTATAGCGGCTGCAGCGAGAGCTATAGGTGTATGTGTG gcAAATCTGTCAATTCGTCATACTCCTCAAACTTTTACGGAAATAATGACACAG GTATCGTGCAAAGCGTTGTTCATAACTCGTAGCCCTGACACGCTTTACCAAATGGTTTGTGAAATGATTCCAAAGTTAAGTGAAAGTATTCCAGGTGACTTAAATTCAAAACA GTTTCCTGAATTAAAGAAAGTCATAGCCGCTGGTTCAAATTGTAAAAG tggaACGTTGAATGTCGCTGATATTTCTATTTCTGGATGTGAGGAAGAAGTAACAAAAGCGGCCAAGAAAGTCACAATTGATGACGTCAGCCATTTTAATACGACATCG GGCACAACTGGGTTACCTAAATTGGTACTGTATACTCATTTTCTAACACTCAATGGTAACGTCTTTGCACCAGATCAGTTTGACGAGAAACAA ATCAATAAATTAGCTTGCCTCTACAACACGATCCATAGTTTAGTAATGCAAATGAGTCAAGTAGCGCCACTTCTTTTCGGTACAACTTCAGTGTTCCCATCACCAGCCTACAACTTTGACAAGTTTATTGAGGTTGTCGAAGCTGAAAG ATGTACCTTTGTCTTTTTGGTTATTGATGGTGCAGTTGATCTTGCCTATAATTCTATATGTGACAAGTACGATCTGTCTTCATTGAAATCAG GTTTTGCGGCTGGTTCACCCATTCCGTCAGATATTATTTTCGAGTTAAATAAAAAGCGTGGAATTCGTTTGTTG AATCTTTATGGAGCAACAGAAGCCCCCCGAGTCAGCTCGATGGTAGTCGATGATAACCCGGATGTTTGGAATACATCAGGCCGCCCTTTCCAAAATATAGAG CTTCAAATAGTTGATGAAGAAGGCTGTCCCGTAGAAGTGGGAGAGAAAGGAGAGGTTTGGGTACGAAGTCCGCTTGCGTTCAGAGGTTACCATGGTGATATTGAGAAAACAAAACAGACGATCACTGAAAACGGATGGATTAAAATGGG agatATTGGTAAGCTAAGTGAAGATGGCTACCTGACAATAGTTGGTCGAATTAAG gacATAATTATCAAAATGGTTTATAAAATCCATCCATCAGAAGTGGAAAGTTTAGTAATAACTCATCCAGCCGTAAACAGTGCACAG GTTGTAGCTATACCAGATTACAGAATCAATGAAGATGTGTGTGCATGTGTTAA ATTAAATGAAGGTTACAATGTCACTGAAGAAGAACTGAAAACTTTCTTTGAGGGAAAG attgcaGATTTAAAGAAGCCGTCTTACTTTCTAATTTGTGACTCCTTCCCAACAGGTGCTACAGGAAAG gtTGATCGTAAGAAGCTACAACAGATGGCTATTGGTCGAATTAACTTACCAGACAATCCATACCGAACAAAGTAA
- the LOC140049353 gene encoding medium-chain acyl-CoA ligase ACSF2, mitochondrial-like, with protein sequence MALSQKKSYVHAPGMKPFIGLTMHEMLEERVKKNPDREMLVFVSDNERVTFAEFKKRVIDLAAGFLLKLGLRRGDRIAVIGYNHVEWPLITASARAIGVGVANLQIGHTPETFKKILTKVSCKALFITRSPDTLYQMACEMIPELSESIPGDLNSKQFPGLKSIIAAGSNSKSGTLNFDEISISGCEEEVAKAAKKVTIDDVSHFNMTSGTTGTPKLVPYTHFRTLNGNLFVPDQFDERKVNILTGVGNMAHIVPMQSSQIAPLIFGTTAVFPAPIYNFEKLIQAVESERISFFLARIDVAVNLAYNPMCDNYDLSSLKSGFATGSHIPSDIIFELNKKRGMCVLNLYGQTETSIVSSMVVDDSPDVWGTSGRPFANVEIQIVDKEGCSVEVGEKGEIFVRSPVAFRGYYGDIEKTKQTITEHGWIKTGDVGKINEDGYLTIVGRIKDIIIRRADNIHPSEVENLIITHPAVNIAQVIPIPDYRIGEDVCACVTLNEGFNVTEEELKTFFEGKIIDLMKPSYFLIFDSLPSGATGKVDRKKLQEMALGRIKLPDTLHLND encoded by the exons ATGGCGTTGTCGCAAAAGAAGAGCTACGTGCATGCCCCAGGTATGAAGCCCTTTATTGGGCTGACGATGCACGAAATGTTGGAAGAGAGAGTGAAGAAAAATCCGGACAGAGAAATGCTTGTTTTTGTCAGCGATAATGAACGAGTTACGTTTGCTGAATTCAAGAAAAGG GTAATAGACTTAGCAGCCGGGTTCCTACTCAAACTTGGTCTTCGTCGTGGTGATCGTATAGCTGTTATAGGTTACAACCACGTAGAATGGCCCCTTATAACGGCTTCAGCGAGAGCTATAGGAGTTGGGGTG GCTAATCTACAAATTGGTCATACTCCTGAAACTTTTAAGAAAATATTGACAAAG GTATCGTGCAAAGCGCTGTTCATAACTCGTAGCCCGGACACACTTTACCAAATGGCTTGTGAAATGATTCCAGAGTTAAGTGAAAGTATTCCAGGTGACCTGAATTCAAAACA GTTCCCTGGATTAAAGAGTATCATAGCCGCTGGTTCAAATTCTAAAAG TGGAACGTTGAATTTCGATGAAATATCTATTTCTGGATGTGAGGAAGAAGTAGCAAAAGCGGCGAAGAAAGTCACAATTGATGACGTCAGCCATTTTAATATGACATCG GGCACAACTGGAACACCCAAATTGGTACCGTATACTCATTTCCGAACACTCAATGGCAACCTCTTTGTACCAGATCAGTTTGACGAGAGAAAG GTAAACATATTAACAGGTGTTGGTAACATGGCCCACATTGTACCAATGCAATCGAGTCAAATAGCGCCACTTATATTCGGTACAACTGCAGTGTTTCCTGCACCAATCTACAACTTCGAAAAGTTAATTCAGGCTGTCGAATCTGAAAG aatcTCCTTTTTCTTGGCGAGGATTGATGTTGCCGTTAATCTTGCGTATAATCCTATGTGTGATAATTACGATCTGTCATCATTAAAATCAG GTTTTGCCACTGGTTCACACATTCCGTCGGATATTATTTTCGAATTAAATAAAAAGCGTGGAATGTGTGTGTTG AATCTTTATGGACAAACAGAAACTTCCATAGTGAGCTCGATGGTAGTCGATGACAGTCCAGATGTTTGGGGTACATCCGGCCGCCCTTTTGCCAATGTTGAG ATTCAAATAGTTGATAAAGAAGGATGTTCCGTAGAAGTGGGAGAAAAGGGAGAGATATTTGTACGAAGTCCGGTTGCGTTCAGAGGTTACTATGGTGATATTGAGAAAACAAAACAGACGATCACCGAACACGGATGGATTAAAACAGG agaTGTTGGTAAGATAAATGAAGATGGGTACCTGACAATAGTTGGTCGAATTAAG GACATAATTATTAGAAGGGCTGATAACATTCATCCTTCAGAAGTggaaaatttaataataactcATCCAGCAGTAAACATTGCACAG GTCATACCAATTCCAGATTACAGGATCGGTGAAGATGTGTGTGCATGTGTTAC ATTAAATGAAGGTTTCAATGTCACCGAAGAAGAACTGAAAACTTTCTTTGAAGGAAAG ATTATAGATTTAATGAAGCCGTCTTACTTTCTAATTTTTGACTCTTTGCCATCTGGTGCTACTGGAAAG GTGGATCGTAAGAAGCTACAAGAGATGGCTCTTGGTCGAATTAAATTACCAGACACTCTTCATTTAAATGATTAG